The window CTCCCAGAGGTCAGGCGGGCCATATTACCCCCACCAGCTTCTACCACCTCGATATTGGCAATATCTGGAACCAAGAGTGGTTCGCCCATGATACCAACGTCGACTACCAGGGTTTTGGCGCCGGAAGCCTCTATAGCCTTCTTCACAAAAGCAAATTCGTCACCCTTCGTATCGAGGGCCCCTATGATTACTACTGTCTTCCCCATGATTGTCCTCCTTATAAATGGAGATTTATAGATCTGAGCTGTACCTTTAGGGCGCGTCTACAGTTTTTCTATCAGCCGATGAAAAAGTTATGAGCAGCAATGCGTCTTCCGAACCAATATTTCGTGCATTGTGAACTATGTTTGGGGGAATGGCTATACTGTCTCCCACGCTCATTTCAAGCTCTTTATCGCCGATAGAGTGACTAATTTTCCCTTCGAGGACAATCAGGACCTCTTCACAGTTAGGGTGATAATGCCGGTGGTTACTGTTACCGC is drawn from Trueperaceae bacterium and contains these coding sequences:
- a CDS encoding cupin, with the protein product MDNVSVLKADDAAQEIFEWGDLLWFASRQLNNSSEMTVGRCRLKSGNSNHRHYHPNCEEVLIVLEGKISHSIGDKELEMSVGDSIAIPPNIVHNARNIGSEDALLLITFSSADRKTVDAP